The following are from one region of the Clostridia bacterium genome:
- the mutL gene encoding DNA mismatch repair endonuclease MutL yields MERRIKVLDQATINKIAAGEVVENPSSVVKELVENSIDAGSSSITVEIRNGGIPYLRVTDDGIGIVSQDIHLAFERHATSKIKEADDLENINSLGFRGEALASIAAVSQMEIITKSQADDAGTALTIEGGKVVSKKSVGCPEGTTVVVRNLFYNTPARLKYLKTPSRETGQITEIINKMILSKPDIAFKYINNGKTMLVSPGDGNLLNAIAVIYGKDVIQDLVSIDYNCELFQMKGYIGKPGISKPSRRFQNIFVNHRYVKSHAISDAINSAYKTMVMINKYPFAVLYIYFPAEKIDVNVHPAKMEIRFDKQSVICQMITVQIRKALLNSVTTFKSPNISNFAKELKKTYVPVQVEKKAINKKIDNIGLNCIKHEKLEDNIKVSDQYKPIYDYKIIGQIFATYIIVEEGDKVYLIDQHAAHERLLFEKYKHMYKTSNVNRQLLVTPIVEQLPGQYMQIYKDNTQLLERLGFYAEEFGINTVSIREVPVFVHNDKIKSLFLDILDILLNDKTVDADDLVEKKIITKACKAAIKANDKLNSAEIIELLNKIRSSKIPPTCPHGRPILIEITKYELEKKFKRIQ; encoded by the coding sequence ATGGAACGCAGAATTAAGGTTTTAGATCAGGCGACTATTAACAAGATTGCCGCCGGAGAGGTTGTTGAAAACCCATCTTCAGTAGTAAAGGAGCTGGTGGAAAACTCCATTGACGCTGGCAGCAGTTCCATAACAGTAGAGATACGGAACGGGGGAATACCCTATTTGAGGGTAACTGATGATGGGATTGGTATTGTATCTCAGGATATCCACCTTGCATTTGAACGGCATGCTACCAGTAAAATAAAAGAAGCAGATGACCTTGAAAACATAAATTCATTAGGTTTTAGAGGGGAAGCTTTGGCTAGCATTGCAGCAGTTTCCCAGATGGAGATAATAACTAAAAGTCAAGCGGATGATGCGGGTACGGCTCTAACTATTGAAGGAGGAAAGGTGGTTTCTAAAAAATCTGTGGGCTGTCCTGAAGGAACCACTGTAGTTGTCAGGAATCTTTTTTATAATACACCAGCAAGGTTAAAATATCTAAAAACTCCTTCCCGTGAAACGGGACAGATAACTGAAATTATAAATAAAATGATTTTATCAAAACCTGATATAGCATTCAAATATATAAATAATGGTAAAACTATGTTAGTATCACCGGGGGATGGGAATTTATTAAATGCAATAGCAGTTATTTATGGGAAAGATGTAATCCAAGACCTTGTGAGCATTGATTATAACTGTGAATTGTTCCAGATGAAAGGCTATATAGGAAAGCCGGGGATTTCAAAGCCCAGCAGGCGATTTCAAAATATATTTGTAAACCACCGTTATGTGAAAAGTCATGCCATAAGCGATGCTATCAATAGCGCCTATAAAACCATGGTGATGATCAATAAATATCCTTTTGCAGTACTGTACATCTATTTTCCTGCTGAAAAAATAGATGTAAATGTTCACCCTGCCAAAATGGAGATAAGGTTTGATAAACAAAGTGTAATTTGTCAAATGATAACTGTGCAAATAAGAAAAGCTTTATTAAATAGTGTTACCACATTTAAAAGTCCAAATATCTCTAATTTTGCAAAAGAACTTAAAAAAACATATGTACCTGTTCAGGTTGAAAAAAAGGCAATAAATAAAAAAATAGACAATATTGGCTTAAATTGTATTAAACATGAAAAACTTGAAGATAATATTAAAGTGAGCGATCAGTATAAACCGATATATGATTACAAAATAATAGGACAGATTTTCGCTACATATATAATTGTAGAGGAAGGTGATAAAGTATATTTGATAGATCAGCATGCAGCCCATGAGAGATTGTTATTTGAAAAGTATAAACACATGTATAAAACAAGCAATGTGAACAGACAACTGCTTGTAACACCGATAGTGGAACAGCTGCCCGGACAGTATATGCAGATATATAAGGACAACACCCAACTGCTGGAAAGATTAGGGTTTTATGCGGAGGAGTTTGGTATAAATACAGTGTCCATCAGAGAAGTGCCTGTATTTGTACATAACGATAAAATAAAATCATTGTTTTTAGATATCTTGGATATACTGCTCAATGATAAAACAGTTGATGCTGATGATTTGGTAGAAAAGAAAATTATTACGAAAGCATGCAAAGCTGCGATAAAAGCTAATGACAAATTGAATTCAGCGGAGATAATAGAGCTATTAAACAAAATACGTTCTTCAAAGATTCCACCTACATGCCCCCATGGCAGGCCAATATTGATTGAAATAACAAAGTATGAATTAGAAAAAAAGTTTAAGAGAATTCAATAA
- the mutS gene encoding DNA mismatch repair protein MutS: protein MSKLTPMMQQYKEIKEEYKDAILFFRLGDFYEMFFDDALIASKILNIALTGRDCGLKERAPMCGVPYHSCQSYIAKLIENGYKVAICEQLEDPSKAKGIVKRDVVKVITPGTVTDENMLDDKRNNYLLSIFEGQDGFGIAYIDITTGEFYMSEIDDQNMQSKLIDEIAKIHPSEIISNQKFTENKKIVNFIKDIMDVYLTCYDEWAFEYHRAKKRLLDYLGVITLDGYGCSGKRKGISAAGALMEYVYQTQKSTLKHINGINFYSVEDYMMLDIATRLNLEITQTMRGKQKKGSLLWVLDKTNTSMGARMMRKWIEQPLLDIHNITMRLDGVEELKDNMIQRENLKDLLSNIYDIERLMGKISAGTVNAKDFIALKQSIAVLPDIKALLSSFDSELLKKYFDSLDTLEDIYKVIDEAIIDDPPNNITEGGIIKAGYNAEVDELRKAGKLGKEWIASLEKNEKQKTGIKTLKVGFNKVFGYYIEVTKSYYSLVPDYFIRKQTLANAERYVTPELKEMEFKILGAEEKVVKLEYDLFSDIRQRISKEIHRIKSVSEIIACIDCLFSFAQVADVNQYIKPELNNSSYIDIKGGRHPVVEKTIKNQLFVKNDTYLDSNNDRLCILTGPNMAGKSTYMRQVALITLLAQIGCFVPADKADLCITDRIFTRVGASDDLSSGQSTFMVEMIELANILNNATENSLVILDEIGRGTSTFDGLSIAWAAIEYISDKNRIGAKTLFATHYHELTELEGIIDGVKNYCISVKEEGEDIIFLRKIKRGGADKSFGIQVAKLAGLPQSVIKRAEEILNHLESKDINKNNIKDAIAVSVENNDAKDEQIDMYEYQYREIVDYIKNIDILDTTPLEAMNILNKLINKANNI, encoded by the coding sequence ACAGCTGGAGGATCCATCCAAAGCAAAAGGGATTGTAAAACGAGATGTAGTAAAGGTGATCACTCCGGGGACTGTTACTGATGAAAATATGCTGGATGACAAAAGGAATAATTATTTGTTATCCATATTTGAAGGGCAGGATGGATTCGGAATTGCGTATATAGATATCACAACCGGTGAATTTTATATGAGCGAAATCGATGATCAAAACATGCAGTCAAAGCTGATAGATGAAATTGCAAAAATCCATCCCTCCGAAATAATAAGCAATCAAAAGTTTACTGAAAACAAAAAAATAGTCAACTTTATTAAGGATATAATGGATGTGTATTTAACTTGCTATGACGAATGGGCTTTCGAATACCATAGGGCGAAAAAGAGGTTGTTAGATTATCTAGGCGTAATAACCTTGGATGGATATGGATGCAGCGGAAAGAGGAAAGGGATCAGCGCTGCCGGTGCACTGATGGAATATGTTTACCAAACACAGAAATCCACTTTGAAACATATAAACGGCATAAATTTTTATTCAGTAGAAGATTATATGATGCTGGATATTGCTACAAGGTTAAATTTGGAGATCACTCAGACAATGCGTGGCAAACAGAAGAAAGGAAGTCTTTTATGGGTATTAGATAAGACAAACACTTCTATGGGTGCACGAATGATGAGAAAATGGATTGAACAGCCGCTGCTGGACATACATAATATTACCATGAGATTGGATGGCGTAGAAGAATTGAAGGATAATATGATCCAAAGAGAAAATCTCAAAGATTTGTTGAGCAATATATATGATATAGAGCGGTTGATGGGGAAAATAAGTGCTGGGACTGTGAACGCGAAAGATTTTATTGCATTGAAACAATCTATTGCAGTATTGCCTGATATTAAAGCTCTACTTTCATCCTTTGATTCGGAACTTTTGAAAAAATACTTTGACAGTCTGGATACATTAGAAGACATATACAAGGTCATCGATGAGGCTATCATAGATGATCCGCCCAACAACATAACAGAGGGTGGCATTATAAAAGCCGGATACAATGCCGAGGTAGATGAATTAAGAAAAGCGGGAAAGCTGGGCAAGGAATGGATAGCCTCTTTAGAAAAAAACGAAAAGCAGAAAACAGGTATAAAAACCCTCAAGGTCGGTTTTAACAAAGTATTCGGATATTATATCGAGGTTACAAAGTCATATTACTCTTTAGTTCCCGATTATTTTATCAGAAAACAGACTCTGGCAAATGCAGAGCGATATGTAACTCCTGAATTAAAAGAGATGGAATTTAAGATATTAGGTGCTGAAGAAAAGGTGGTAAAGCTGGAGTATGACCTTTTTTCGGATATTAGACAGAGGATATCAAAAGAGATCCATAGAATAAAGAGCGTATCAGAGATAATCGCCTGTATAGATTGTTTGTTTTCATTTGCCCAGGTGGCAGATGTAAATCAATATATAAAACCTGAATTAAACAATTCAAGCTATATAGATATAAAAGGGGGCAGACACCCTGTAGTTGAAAAAACTATTAAGAATCAACTTTTTGTAAAGAATGATACCTATCTTGATTCAAACAACGATAGGCTTTGTATTCTTACCGGACCTAATATGGCAGGAAAAAGCACCTATATGCGACAAGTTGCTTTAATCACTCTTTTGGCCCAGATCGGCTGTTTTGTTCCTGCAGATAAAGCAGATTTATGTATAACAGATAGGATATTTACTCGAGTCGGCGCTTCTGATGACCTTTCCTCTGGTCAAAGCACTTTTATGGTAGAAATGATAGAGTTGGCCAATATATTGAATAATGCCACAGAAAACAGCCTGGTAATATTGGATGAAATAGGAAGAGGAACCAGCACTTTTGATGGGCTGAGTATAGCCTGGGCAGCTATAGAGTACATAAGTGATAAAAACAGGATAGGTGCAAAAACTTTATTTGCAACGCACTATCATGAATTGACAGAGCTGGAAGGAATAATCGATGGTGTTAAAAATTACTGTATAAGTGTTAAGGAAGAAGGAGAAGATATAATTTTTTTGAGGAAGATAAAAAGAGGCGGAGCAGATAAAAGCTTTGGTATTCAAGTGGCAAAACTTGCCGGTCTCCCCCAATCGGTGATAAAACGTGCAGAAGAAATATTGAATCATCTGGAAAGCAAAGATATTAATAAAAACAATATTAAAGATGCTATTGCAGTTAGTGTGGAAAACAATGATGCTAAAGATGAACAGATAGATATGTATGAATATCAATATAGAGAGATAGTGGATTACATAAAAAATATCGATATATTGGATACCACACCTTTAGAAGCGATGAATATTCTTAATAAACTAATAAATAAGGCAAATAATATATAA